In a single window of the Acinetobacter sp. CS-2 genome:
- a CDS encoding Glu/Leu/Phe/Val family dehydrogenase, with translation MKGLTYTEHGTTAWNNYLKQLDKVAPYLGELSERLDMLRRPKRSLIVDIPVIMDDGSVQHFEGYRVQHNLTRGPGKGGVRFHPDVNLDEVMALSAWMTIKCAALNLPFGGAKGGVRVDPSQLSKRELERLTRRYTAEINLVIGPQKDIPAPDVGTNPQIMAWMMDTFSMNAGSTITGVVTGKPVHLGGSLGRSKATGRGVYISGREVAQQIDLDLKDARVCVQGFGNVGSEAALLFHENGSKVICVQDHSATLYQEQGIDIPKLMEYSNTYHKIQGFAASDEIAMAKFWQIPAEVFIPAALEGVIDVHVAQTIQAKIILEGANGPTLTEADEILSQRQITVVPDVICNAGGVTVSYFEWVQDLASYFWTEEEINQRMDVIMKNAVHDVWLKAMQAGCSLRTTAYILACERILMARQERGIYPG, from the coding sequence ATGAAGGGGCTCACCTATACCGAGCACGGTACGACGGCCTGGAACAATTATCTGAAACAGCTGGATAAAGTGGCTCCTTATCTGGGTGAACTCAGCGAAAGACTGGATATGTTGCGACGTCCGAAGCGAAGCCTGATTGTGGATATTCCGGTGATTATGGATGATGGCAGCGTTCAGCATTTTGAAGGTTATCGAGTTCAGCATAATTTGACCCGCGGTCCGGGCAAGGGCGGTGTGCGCTTCCATCCTGATGTCAATTTAGATGAGGTGATGGCACTGTCGGCATGGATGACGATTAAGTGTGCGGCACTGAATTTACCTTTTGGGGGGGCCAAAGGCGGTGTACGGGTTGATCCAAGCCAGTTATCCAAGCGTGAACTAGAACGATTGACACGGCGTTATACCGCAGAAATCAATTTGGTTATTGGGCCGCAAAAGGATATTCCGGCACCGGATGTGGGGACCAATCCGCAAATTATGGCCTGGATGATGGACACCTTTTCCATGAATGCCGGTTCTACCATTACCGGTGTGGTGACCGGGAAACCCGTGCATCTTGGCGGTTCTTTAGGCCGCAGTAAAGCCACAGGACGTGGCGTGTATATTAGCGGGCGTGAAGTGGCGCAGCAAATTGACCTGGATTTAAAGGATGCCCGGGTGTGTGTGCAGGGGTTTGGTAATGTCGGCAGCGAAGCCGCCTTGCTGTTTCATGAAAATGGCAGCAAAGTGATTTGCGTACAGGATCACTCCGCAACCCTATATCAGGAACAAGGGATTGATATTCCCAAGTTAATGGAATATTCAAACACCTATCACAAGATTCAGGGGTTTGCTGCAAGCGACGAAATCGCGATGGCAAAATTCTGGCAAATTCCCGCAGAAGTGTTTATTCCTGCGGCGCTGGAAGGGGTGATTGATGTGCATGTTGCCCAAACTATTCAAGCCAAGATCATTTTGGAAGGGGCCAATGGTCCGACCCTCACTGAAGCGGATGAAATCCTGAGTCAGCGTCAAATCACTGTTGTACCGGACGTGATCTGCAATGCTGGTGGCGTGACTGTCAGCTATTTCGAATGGGTACAAGACCTTGCCAGCTATTTCTGGACAGAAGAAGAAATCAATCAGCGCATGGATGTGATCATGAAAAATGCTGTGCATGACGTTTGGCTCAAAGCCATGCAGGCCGGATGTTCTTTACGTACCACAGCTTATATTTTAGCATGTGAACGAATTCTGATGGCTCGCCAAGAGCGCGGCATCTATCCAGGTTAA
- a CDS encoding PLP-dependent aminotransferase family protein yields MRSLLGDYLLQRLQQDIDGTLQLRLFRCLRNAIIDGVLAPKTRLPASRDLAKEIKVSRNTVLSAYEQLQAQGYVDARTGQGTWVTDKLPESFLIKAENSNAPIQEKKSQQSYSLSQRGSYLIGYSAASPYQWGAFVPGAPDVTEFPHHIFSKIQTRLSREPEITRLIYSNAGGCLELRQELAEYLKIARSVQCDADQIIITEGTHQAIDLVSRTLSDIGDEVWIEDPAYWGARNILRINGVNLRSLPVDQEGIIPDLDPKVPPKLIFVTPSHQYPLGSHLSLERRKQLIAIARQHKSWIVEDDYDSEFRFSGQPYPSLQGLEPDSPVIYMGTFSKTIYPALRIGYLVVPKKLFSPLRIVAAELYRGGHLIDQKALAEFIREGHYEAHIRRMRLLYSKRHAFLIDLIHRHLGEDFLHEYNTAAGLHLILKLPSSSDDVLIASNALDQGIKVRALSQYYTKHYSTRQKGLLLGFACVREQEILVAFGVLLKCLRDNGIHTLN; encoded by the coding sequence TTGCGTAGCTTGCTTGGAGACTATTTGCTGCAGCGATTACAGCAAGATATCGATGGAACATTGCAGCTACGATTATTTCGCTGCTTACGTAATGCCATAATTGACGGCGTATTGGCACCCAAGACTCGTCTGCCGGCATCCCGCGATCTGGCCAAAGAGATCAAGGTTTCCCGTAATACGGTATTAAGTGCGTATGAACAATTACAGGCACAAGGGTATGTCGATGCCCGCACAGGACAAGGCACCTGGGTCACAGATAAACTGCCCGAATCCTTTTTAATCAAGGCGGAAAATAGCAACGCCCCTATTCAAGAAAAAAAATCTCAGCAAAGTTACAGCTTGTCTCAGCGTGGTTCTTACTTAATCGGCTATTCAGCAGCCTCGCCTTATCAATGGGGTGCTTTTGTTCCCGGTGCACCGGATGTGACAGAGTTTCCGCATCACATTTTTAGCAAAATTCAGACCCGTTTGAGCCGTGAACCGGAAATTACCCGCTTGATTTACAGCAATGCTGGCGGCTGTCTGGAACTGCGCCAAGAACTTGCGGAATATCTGAAAATTGCACGTTCGGTGCAATGCGATGCCGATCAAATCATTATTACCGAAGGCACGCATCAGGCGATTGATTTAGTCTCGCGTACCTTGAGCGACATTGGCGATGAAGTCTGGATCGAAGATCCAGCCTACTGGGGCGCCCGCAACATTTTGCGCATTAACGGGGTCAATCTGCGTTCACTGCCGGTCGATCAGGAAGGCATTATTCCTGATCTTGATCCGAAAGTACCCCCCAAGCTGATCTTTGTTACACCCTCCCACCAGTATCCGCTAGGTTCACATCTAAGCCTGGAACGACGCAAACAGCTGATTGCAATTGCCCGGCAGCATAAAAGCTGGATTGTGGAAGATGATTATGACAGTGAATTCAGGTTTTCAGGCCAGCCCTATCCGTCTTTACAAGGATTGGAACCTGATTCCCCGGTCATTTATATGGGCACATTCAGCAAAACCATTTATCCTGCACTGCGTATCGGCTATCTGGTGGTTCCGAAGAAACTGTTTTCCCCGCTGCGCATTGTGGCCGCAGAACTCTATCGCGGTGGACATTTAATTGATCAGAAGGCACTGGCAGAATTTATCCGTGAAGGCCATTATGAGGCGCATATCCGACGCATGCGCTTACTCTACAGTAAACGCCATGCATTTCTGATTGATTTAATTCACCGTCATTTAGGTGAAGATTTTCTGCACGAATACAACACGGCAGCAGGCCTACACCTGATTTTAAAACTGCCAAGCAGCAGTGATGATGTCCTGATTGCATCGAATGCACTTGATCAAGGTATTAAGGTCAGAGCCCTATCGCAATACTATACCAAGCACTATTCTACCCGGCAGAAAGGATTACTGCTCGGTTTCGCCTGCGTGAGGGAACAAGAAATATTGGTGGCTTTCGGCGTACTGTTGAAATGCTTGCGCGACAATGGAATTCATACTTTAAACTAG